In Acidobacteriota bacterium, the DNA window TTTTCGTATGAGGCAGAACTGCGGTGTCTGCGACCTGAGATTCGACCGTCAGAAACAGGGATTCTTTGTGGGTGCGATGTACTTCGCCTACGGACTGGGGGTACTGTTGGTCGCTCCTCCTGCTATCTATCTTTCGTGGCAGGGATTCTCGACAGGGGTTTTGGTGCTTGTGGTCACGGGAGAACTGATTCTTTTTTCTCCCTGGATCTTTCAGTACTCTCGAATCATGTTCCTGCACCTGGTCCATCTGTTAGACCCCAGGTAACCCGGGTGCGCTACTCAAGCCTTCCTACCAAGCTAGTCACGTCTCAGCGCCGAGCCAAGTAGGAGTTTATTGAAAATCTGGCACGTCGTTCCGACACCGCGGGTCGCATCTCCGCTCGCTGCCCCCAGTCCCGATGGAAATGGAAGGGACGCAGAAGCCGGGCCGACTGGCGAAGGCTCATGCGGTGGGGAGGGACGACAGGGCGCCAAGCAGCAGCGCGGGAGTGTAGGGGACGGAGGGGAGTGTAGGGGACGTTGTTAAATTGCTGGAATCTAGGTGCCGTCGATCCAGTTTATTCCAGTAATTCAACAAAGTCCCCTATTCCCCGTCCCGGCGTCCGCCCTCCCACCCGAAGGTTTCCCGCACGCGGCCGCCTGGGTTAGAATGCGGCCGGCAGGAACGGCGCCAGGCGCTGGACCATTCCGCTGGAAGAGGCACTCATGACATCCATTACCGACGTAAAGGCCAGGGAGATTCTGGACTCGCGGGGGAACCCGACGGTCGAGGCCACGGTGGTTCTGGAAGGCGGAGCTACCGGTACCGCGGCCGTCCCCTCGGGGGCCTCCACCGGTGAGCACGAAGCCGTCGAGCTCAGAGACGGGGACCCCCAGCGCTATCTCGGCAAAGGCGTTCAGCAGGCGGTGGCCAACGTCAATCAAAGCATCGCCGGCGCGCTTCAGGGACTGGATGCCTGCCGGCAAGTCGAAGTCGACCGCCAGATGATTGAGTTGGACGGGACGCCCAACAAGGCAGACCTGGGCGCCAACGCCCTGCTGTCGGTGTCGCTGGCCGTGGCCCGGGCCGCCGCCCAGGCCTGCGGCGAACCCCTTTACCGCTACCTGGGAGGTGTCAACGCCCGGCTGCTTCCCGTGCCCATGATGAACATCCTCAACGGCGGATCCCATGCCGACAACAACGTCGACTTCCAGGAGTTCATGGTCATGCCCGTGGGAGCCTCCCGGTTCAGCGACAGCCTGCGCATGGGCGTCGAGGTCTTCCACCACCTGAAGCGGGTGCTTACGAAGCGAGGATACGCCACGGCCGTCGGCGATGAGGGCGGCTTCGCCCCCAACCTCAAGAGCAACGAGGAGGCCATTGAAGTCATCCTGGAGGCTGCCGCCCAGGCCGGCTTCAGCCCGGGGGAGGAACTGCTGATTGCGCTGGATCCGGCCTCCAGCGAGTTCTACGAAGAGGGACGCTACTGCTTCAGGAAGTCGGACGGGTCCGAGAAGAGCGCCGAGCAGATGGTGGAATTCTGGGAGAACTGGGTGCGCCAGTATCCCATCGCCTCCATCGAGGACGGCCTGGCCGAAGACGACTGGGAAGGATGGGCCCTGCTCACCCGCAGGTTGGGAGCCAAGGTGCAGCTGGTCGGGGACGATCTCTTCGTCACCAACACCCGGCGCCTGGAGCAAGGCATCCGGAGCCGGGTCGCCAACTCCATCCTGGTCAAGGTCAACCAGATCGGGACCCTGACCGAGACCATCGAAGCCGTCGAGCTGGCCAAGACCCACCACTACTCGGCCGTCATCTCCCACCGATCAGGAGAGACCGAGGACACCTTCATCGCCGACCTGGCGGTGGGGTTGAACACCGGCCAGATCAAGACGGGCTCCGCCAGTCGCACCGACCGCATCGCCAAGTACAACCAGCTCCTGAGGATCGAGGAGGACCTGGGGGCGGAAGCCCTTTTCCGGGGGAAGTCCTTCAGACAGGGTTGACGGCGTTTCGGCCCGGCTCCAACGCACCGGCGATAGACGCCAAACCTCAATCCGGCTTCACCGACCGTCGTCCGATCACTCCTGCTTCCTGCAGCCGGTCCAGCTCCGTCTCGCTGAAACCCCAATCCTTCAGGGCCTCCCGGGTGTGCTCGCCGGGTTCGGCCGGAGAACGCCGGATGCGACTGGGTGTGCGGCTGAAGCGCGGCGCGGGGGCCGGCTGCGGCACACCCTCCACCTCCACGAAGGTTTGCCTCTCCCGGTTGTGGGGATGCCGAGGGGCCTCGCCCATGTCGAGAACCGGGGCAAAGCAGACGTCGCTTCCCTCCAGAAGCTGCCGCCACTCTTCCCGGGTCCGGGTGCGAAAGATCTCGGCCAGGCGCTCGCACATTCGCGGCCACTTCGATCGGTCCTCCAACTGGTGCAGACCCTCCTCCGCGGCTCCGATCTGTTGCAGCAACCGGGCCCAGAACTTGGGCTCCACCGGACCGATGGCGATGTACTTTCCGTCCCTGGTCTCGTAAGCCCGGTAGTTGGGGGCGCCCCCGTCCAGGGTGTTCTCGGCTCGGCCGTCGGTCCACTGCCCGGCCGCCCGCAGCCCGTAAACGTAGGTCATCTGGGATGCCGCTCCATCCACCATGGCCGCGTCGATCACCTGCCCCTTCCCCGATGTTTGCGCTTCCAGCATCCCGGCCACCAGACCCAGGGCCAGGTAGACCCCGCCGCCGCCGAAATCCCCCACCAGGTTGAGGGGCGGCACGGGCGGTCCGTCCCGCTCTCCGATGCCGTGCAGCGCCCCGGTCAAGGCGATGTAGTTGATGTCGTGGCCGGCGGCCTGAGCCAGGGGCCCGTCCTGCCCCCACCCGGTCACCCGTCCGTAGACCAGCCTGGGATTGCGGGCCAAACAGTCGTCGGGCCCAAGCCCCAAACGCTCCATCACCCTGGGCCGGAAACCCTCGATCAGCCCGTGGCTGCCGGCGATGAGCTTGAGCGCGGACTCCCTTCCCTTCCGATGCTTCAGATCGATGGCCACCGATCGCCTGCCCCGGCACAGCAGGTTGTAGCGATGCTCCATGGGTATCCCCAGGTGGGACTCCTCCACCCGGTCGACGCGCAGCACCTCGGCTCCCATGTCCGACAGCAGCATGGCCGCCATGGGCGCCGGTCCGATACCGGCGAACTCAACGATCCTGTAGCCCGACAAGACTCCCATGTGACTGTCCTCGCCTTTCTCCTGTGCCGGAGTGTCCCGGCTCAACCTACCTGGGCAGAGGCCGCCAGCGGATGGCCTGCATGCGGGCCGGGAGATCCTTCCCTTTCCGCTCCCCCACGATGGACAGGATCATGCCCGGTTTTCCATCGGCCAACTCGGGCGGTAAAACGCAACTGGCGGAGTACCCGGGCTTGGTCACATGGTCGTTGATGTACCACATGCCCTTCAGCGTCTGTCCTTCCCTCGGGAAGCTGCGCCGCCTGCTTTCCTCGAAGGTGAACACCCCTTCGTCGGCGTTCTTCAGGGCGGTCAACACTTCCTTCCAGTTGGGAGCCGCCACCGTGTTCAGGTAGTACAGTTCCTCTTCCCAGGTGTAGCCGCCGTCCCGGCTGACTTTGGCCCGCTCGCCCCCGTGCAGAGCCGGCAGGCGGTGGACGTACATGAGGACGATTCGGCCGTCGGGAAGCTGGACAGCCGACCCGTGCATCTCGTCCAGCAGGTGGGTCACCGCCCGGGGGTTCTTCCAGGTGATGCCGCCGTCGTCGGAGTCGGCCATCAACAGGTTCTTTTCGTAGGAGCTCAAGCGGTTGCGGTGGTGATCGTAGTAGCTGGTGGCCCACTGCCAGAGCCGCCAGGGGGACTCGTTTCGGTAAAACTTCTCCCACTCTCCCGGGGCCCGGGAGGGATTGTGGCGGGCCACCGCCAGCAGTCTCCCGGAATCGAGCTGAATGAGAGCGGGTTCCCCTCCCGGAACAATGGGATAGCCCTCTGACCAGGTGCGGCCGCCGTCCTCTGACCGATAGGCATAGACCGTATGGGGGGCTCCCGGGCGGGGATGGCCGATGGGCCAGACCAGAGTCCCGTCCTTCATTTGAGTCACCGGACCCGCCTGAGGCCCGGTCACCGGGATGAATCCCAATGCCGTCCAGGTGCTCCCCTCATCCTGGGAGCGGTACATTCTCAGCCCGCCCGGCTCATGGGTGGCGTTGAGAAAGGTGCCGTCGGGAAGCACCGACAGCAGCGTCTTGCTGGCGTGGATGATTTTCCAACTGCGCCCCCCGTCCCGGGTGACGGCCACCACCCCCGCCTTGAGCCCGGCATAGATGGCCCCCTGCCGCGTGACCGTCAGGTTGGCTTGAGGATCGGCAAAGAAGTCCTCCTTGTCCCCCCAGGGAATCCAGACCCGCTCCGCCGCAAGCTGGTGGACTCGCCCCCGCCGGGAATAGGTCACGGCCTGAAGATCGCGGTGCATGACCGGATGGACCACGAACAGGTAGTCCTCCAGCCCGATTGGCGCTCCCGAGCGGGAGCGGACTCGCGCGCGAAACTCTCCCACCCGCTCGAAGGGATAGCTCAGCTTC includes these proteins:
- the eno gene encoding phosphopyruvate hydratase translates to MTSITDVKAREILDSRGNPTVEATVVLEGGATGTAAVPSGASTGEHEAVELRDGDPQRYLGKGVQQAVANVNQSIAGALQGLDACRQVEVDRQMIELDGTPNKADLGANALLSVSLAVARAAAQACGEPLYRYLGGVNARLLPVPMMNILNGGSHADNNVDFQEFMVMPVGASRFSDSLRMGVEVFHHLKRVLTKRGYATAVGDEGGFAPNLKSNEEAIEVILEAAAQAGFSPGEELLIALDPASSEFYEEGRYCFRKSDGSEKSAEQMVEFWENWVRQYPIASIEDGLAEDDWEGWALLTRRLGAKVQLVGDDLFVTNTRRLEQGIRSRVANSILVKVNQIGTLTETIEAVELAKTHHYSAVISHRSGETEDTFIADLAVGLNTGQIKTGSASRTDRIAKYNQLLRIEEDLGAEALFRGKSFRQG
- a CDS encoding CaiB/BaiF CoA-transferase family protein, with the protein product MGVLSGYRIVEFAGIGPAPMAAMLLSDMGAEVLRVDRVEESHLGIPMEHRYNLLCRGRRSVAIDLKHRKGRESALKLIAGSHGLIEGFRPRVMERLGLGPDDCLARNPRLVYGRVTGWGQDGPLAQAAGHDINYIALTGALHGIGERDGPPVPPLNLVGDFGGGGVYLALGLVAGMLEAQTSGKGQVIDAAMVDGAASQMTYVYGLRAAGQWTDGRAENTLDGGAPNYRAYETRDGKYIAIGPVEPKFWARLLQQIGAAEEGLHQLEDRSKWPRMCERLAEIFRTRTREEWRQLLEGSDVCFAPVLDMGEAPRHPHNRERQTFVEVEGVPQPAPAPRFSRTPSRIRRSPAEPGEHTREALKDWGFSETELDRLQEAGVIGRRSVKPD
- a CDS encoding sialidase family protein; translated protein: MHLIRPMIAMVGLTGLLAALAACRVTSPDGAPDSARGSVQAVNLLPNASFELPLGEEPRQPGNWGDILNPLTINLAASHQQPGNWPPRRVAVEAVEGDHAAQVTLDPAGDAFLGHLTSPVVPVRGGQVYTLSAYVRSEVPAAWVRLCLWTRPLDWRQPDPAASEGQYLSFSGPDAHSEVMGVSGDWKRYRFTFVVEHLVSNGVADLVVGGQGPGRAWVDAVQLEEGPRASEFRTRYPVEAVLAGRRQPPMLHLVDEPLELVLASYNSSGSPWSGGVRLNVETLEGKGVLEKRLQAPVPAGYGERKLSYPFERVGEFRARVRSRSGAPIGLEDYLFVVHPVMHRDLQAVTYSRRGRVHQLAAERVWIPWGDKEDFFADPQANLTVTRQGAIYAGLKAGVVAVTRDGGRSWKIIHASKTLLSVLPDGTFLNATHEPGGLRMYRSQDEGSTWTALGFIPVTGPQAGPVTQMKDGTLVWPIGHPRPGAPHTVYAYRSEDGGRTWSEGYPIVPGGEPALIQLDSGRLLAVARHNPSRAPGEWEKFYRNESPWRLWQWATSYYDHHRNRLSSYEKNLLMADSDDGGITWKNPRAVTHLLDEMHGSAVQLPDGRIVLMYVHRLPALHGGERAKVSRDGGYTWEEELYYLNTVAAPNWKEVLTALKNADEGVFTFEESRRRSFPREGQTLKGMWYINDHVTKPGYSASCVLPPELADGKPGMILSIVGERKGKDLPARMQAIRWRPLPR